In Paracoccus methylovorus, a genomic segment contains:
- a CDS encoding ABC transporter ATP-binding protein, with amino-acid sequence MTADPGNDAFVVFDHVQKSYDGQSLVVKDLNLTIGKGEFLTMLGPSGSGKTTCLMMLAGFETATHGEIRLDGRNINDVPPHKRGIGMVFQNYALFPHMSVGENLSFPLEVRGMSKDERETRIARALDMVQMGQFKNRRPAQLSGGQQQRIALARALVFDPKLVLMDEPLGALDKQLREHMQFEIKALHDRLGITVVYVTHDQGEALTMSDRIAVFNDGRIQQLAAPPVLYEQPGNSFVAGFIGENNALRGTIEQLQGDRTLVKLTNGDLIDATAVNIREVGQTTTVSIRPERVEFKPELMPSGAHTIQARVRDVIYMGDILRARLHVAGQDDFVMKYRNTLGQVKLSPGQTIRIGWHPEDARALDPV; translated from the coding sequence GTGACAGCAGACCCCGGCAACGACGCTTTCGTTGTCTTCGATCACGTCCAGAAAAGCTATGATGGCCAATCGCTTGTGGTCAAAGACCTGAACCTGACCATCGGCAAGGGCGAATTTCTGACAATGCTTGGCCCGTCAGGTTCGGGCAAGACGACCTGCCTGATGATGCTGGCTGGATTCGAGACGGCAACCCATGGAGAAATCCGGCTGGACGGCAGGAACATCAACGATGTGCCGCCTCATAAGCGCGGCATTGGCATGGTGTTCCAGAACTACGCGCTTTTCCCGCATATGAGCGTGGGCGAAAACCTGTCTTTCCCGCTGGAAGTGCGGGGCATGTCCAAGGATGAGCGCGAAACCCGCATCGCCCGCGCGCTGGACATGGTGCAGATGGGCCAGTTCAAGAACCGCCGCCCGGCCCAGCTTTCGGGCGGCCAGCAGCAGCGCATCGCACTGGCGCGGGCGCTGGTCTTCGATCCCAAGCTTGTGCTGATGGACGAGCCGCTGGGCGCGCTCGACAAGCAGTTGCGCGAACATATGCAGTTTGAAATCAAGGCGCTGCACGACCGGCTGGGCATCACCGTCGTTTACGTCACCCACGATCAGGGCGAGGCGCTGACCATGTCGGACCGCATCGCCGTGTTCAACGATGGGCGCATCCAGCAGCTTGCGGCGCCCCCGGTGCTTTACGAGCAGCCCGGCAACAGCTTTGTCGCCGGCTTCATCGGCGAAAACAACGCGTTGCGCGGCACCATCGAGCAGTTGCAGGGCGACAGGACGCTGGTAAAGCTGACCAATGGCGACCTGATCGACGCCACTGCCGTCAATATCCGCGAGGTCGGGCAGACCACCACCGTCTCGATCCGGCCTGAGCGGGTGGAGTTCAAGCCTGAACTGATGCCCTCGGGCGCCCATACCATCCAGGCGCGGGTGCGCGACGTCATCTATATGGGCGACATCCTGCGGGCGCGGCTGCATGTGGCCGGGCAGGACGATTTCGTCATGAAATACCGCAATACACTGGGTCAGGTAAAACTGTCGCCCGGGCAGACCATTCGGATCGGCTGGCATCCCGAGGATGCCCGTGCGCTCGATCCGGTCTAA
- a CDS encoding NAD(P)/FAD-dependent oxidoreductase, whose amino-acid sequence MTAPRRTIKRRLRTAYPFWAETPRITVAHQAAPSQPRWDVVIVGTGISAALLAERQTRRKNRRVLLLDRRQPVRGSSLASTAMIQHEIDVPLTRLSRQIGPEKAARAWLRSVKAVEELLRLSRRLGLDCQMGRKRALYLAGDEMGFRALEAEAALRREVGIEAEFLSRQRLLDEFGIDRTGAIVSRASASANPAQLTAGLLRVAQERGAEIVSPLEVTDFAELADGVALALSDGRVVVAGHVVFCTGYETLPQLASAHHRIISTWAIASDEGVRQPGWLSDFLVWEAADPYLYFRTTPTGRIIAGGEDEASPDAWSDPDKLRRNAAEIARKLRETCGIRVGRPAYRWAAAFGDSDDGLPIIDRVPGCRRSHAVMGFGGNGITYSVIAAELTARRIDGRSDPDADLYRFR is encoded by the coding sequence ATGACCGCGCCCCGCCGCACCATCAAGCGGCGTCTGCGCACGGCATATCCGTTCTGGGCAGAGACACCGCGTATCACGGTCGCGCATCAGGCCGCGCCCTCGCAACCCCGCTGGGACGTGGTGATCGTCGGCACAGGCATCTCGGCGGCGCTGCTGGCCGAGCGGCAGACCCGTCGCAAGAACCGGCGGGTGCTGCTGTTGGATCGGCGCCAGCCGGTGCGGGGTTCGTCGCTGGCCTCGACCGCGATGATCCAGCACGAGATTGATGTGCCGCTGACACGGCTTTCACGCCAGATCGGTCCCGAAAAGGCGGCCCGGGCATGGCTGCGTTCCGTCAAGGCGGTCGAGGAATTGCTGCGGCTATCGCGCCGGCTTGGCCTTGACTGCCAGATGGGCCGCAAGCGGGCGCTTTACCTTGCCGGCGACGAGATGGGCTTTCGCGCGCTGGAAGCCGAGGCCGCGCTGCGCCGCGAAGTCGGGATCGAGGCTGAGTTCCTGTCCCGTCAACGCCTGCTGGACGAATTCGGCATCGACCGCACCGGCGCCATCGTCTCGCGGGCTTCGGCCTCGGCCAACCCGGCGCAACTTACGGCCGGTCTTTTACGCGTGGCGCAAGAGCGCGGGGCCGAGATCGTCTCGCCGCTGGAGGTGACGGATTTCGCCGAACTGGCGGACGGCGTGGCGCTGGCGCTGTCGGACGGCAGGGTGGTGGTGGCGGGTCACGTGGTATTCTGCACCGGTTATGAAACCCTGCCGCAACTGGCCTCGGCGCATCACCGGATCATCTCGACCTGGGCCATCGCCTCGGACGAAGGGGTGCGTCAGCCCGGCTGGCTCAGCGACTTTCTGGTGTGGGAGGCCGCCGACCCCTATCTGTATTTCCGCACCACCCCGACCGGCCGGATCATTGCCGGGGGCGAGGATGAAGCAAGTCCCGACGCTTGGTCGGACCCCGACAAACTGCGACGAAACGCCGCAGAAATTGCGCGGAAACTGCGTGAAACCTGCGGTATTCGCGTCGGCCGTCCGGCCTATCGCTGGGCGGCTGCCTTTGGCGACAGCGATGACGGATTGCCGATCATCGACCGGGTGCCCGGCTGCCGCCGCAGCCATGCGGTGATGGGTTTTGGCGGCAACGGCATCACTTATTCCGTTATCGCCGCGGAATTGACCGCGCGCCGCATAGATGGCCGGTCCGATCCCGACGCGGATCTTTACCGCTTCCGCTGA
- a CDS encoding DUF421 domain-containing protein, producing the protein MLDELHRIFLGDQSFGFAWEIVFRTTIIYFYTLALMRWLGGRTVAQLSIVEFLLVIAIGSAVGDSLFYPDVPLLPAMFAIFLVAAFNKLLDEAILSSDMLSRLFEGRPRIVISDGRVHQDRLRQQGIGMSELYLKLREKGVTDLAEVKFAILESNGGLSVLTDDRADKAGLYQPPALPQHEMIWVDKA; encoded by the coding sequence ATGCTTGACGAACTTCACCGCATCTTTCTGGGCGATCAGAGCTTTGGCTTCGCCTGGGAGATCGTCTTTCGCACCACCATTATCTATTTCTACACGCTGGCGCTGATGCGCTGGCTGGGTGGGCGCACGGTGGCGCAGCTTTCCATCGTGGAATTCCTGCTGGTCATCGCCATCGGCTCGGCAGTGGGCGATTCGCTGTTCTATCCCGATGTGCCGCTGCTGCCGGCGATGTTCGCCATCTTTCTTGTCGCGGCCTTCAACAAGCTGCTGGACGAGGCGATCCTGTCCTCGGACATGCTGTCGCGGCTTTTCGAGGGACGGCCGCGCATTGTCATCAGCGACGGCCGGGTGCATCAGGACCGGCTGCGACAGCAGGGTATCGGCATGAGCGAGTTGTATCTGAAGTTGCGCGAAAAGGGTGTGACCGACCTGGCCGAAGTCAAGTTCGCCATTCTGGAATCGAACGGCGGGCTGTCGGTGCTGACCGATGACCGGGCCGACAAGGCGGGACTTTACCAGCCACCCGCCCTGCCGCAGCACGAAATGATCTGGGTGGACAAGGCATGA
- a CDS encoding SDR family oxidoreductase translates to MQFSGKTVIITGAGKGIGRACARLMAERGAHVVALSRTQSDLDSLAAEIGGTGISVDLADPAAARAAMAKAGTADYLINSAGINVLESALDMTEAGYEAVLGINLRAALICCQEFARARVAAGGGGAIVNITSIAGHRGFQDHLCYAASKAGLEGATRVLAKELGPHGIRVNAVAPTITLTELAADAWSDPAKSQPMMVRHPLNRFAEAEEVAQAIALLLSDDSRMISGAVLPVDGGFLAV, encoded by the coding sequence ATGCAATTCTCGGGCAAAACCGTCATCATCACCGGCGCGGGCAAGGGCATCGGCCGCGCCTGCGCCCGGCTTATGGCCGAACGCGGCGCGCATGTCGTCGCGCTGAGCCGCACCCAGTCCGATCTGGACAGCCTTGCCGCCGAGATCGGTGGCACGGGCATCAGCGTGGATCTGGCCGATCCGGCCGCCGCCCGCGCTGCCATGGCCAAGGCCGGGACCGCCGATTATCTGATCAACAGCGCCGGCATCAATGTGCTGGAAAGTGCGCTGGACATGACCGAGGCGGGGTATGAGGCGGTGCTGGGCATCAACCTGCGCGCTGCGCTGATCTGTTGTCAGGAATTCGCCCGCGCCCGCGTGGCGGCCGGCGGCGGCGGCGCCATCGTCAATATCACTTCGATCGCCGGTCATCGCGGGTTTCAGGACCACCTATGCTATGCCGCCTCCAAGGCCGGGCTTGAGGGTGCGACGCGCGTGCTGGCCAAGGAGTTGGGGCCGCATGGGATTCGCGTGAACGCGGTGGCCCCGACCATCACGCTGACCGAACTGGCCGCCGATGCTTGGTCGGACCCGGCAAAAAGCCAGCCGATGATGGTGCGCCATCCGCTGAACCGCTTTGCCGAGGCCGAAGAGGTGGCGCAGGCCATCGCGCTGCTGCTCTCCGATGACAGCCGCATGATCTCGGGCGCGGTGCTGCCGGTGGATGGCGGCTTTCTGGCTGTCTAA
- a CDS encoding FGGY-family carbohydrate kinase, whose amino-acid sequence MDQYLIGIDVGTGSARAGVFDRGGRLLATAKRPIEMHREGGVIAEQSSEQVWRAVCDSVRECVTCAGIEPSQVTGIGFDATCSLVVRGAGDKTLPVGDPAHPERDIIVWMDHRAVEQAERINAQGHDVLKYVGGRISPEMETPKLLWLRENRPEIYAAAEHFFDLTDFLTWKATGASERSACTVTCKWTYLAHEGRWDAGYFRQIGLADLADQDFARIGQRVVDPGTRLGAGLTEAAAQAMGLRPGTAVAAGLIDAHAGGVGTVAAGGDATRCVGYVFGTSSCTMTTTREPAFVPGVWGPYYSAMVPGMWLNEGGQSAAGAAIDQLVQLHPATAEATALAKAAGKSLPQWLADRALELAGGSSEAVRLADELHVVPEFLGNRAPFADPHARAVIMGQGMETGPDSLVALYVAGICGLGYGLRQIIEAQAQNGAPVETISVSGGAGAHPLTRQLLADATGLPVEITECPEPVLLGSAMLGAVAAGMFPDLHTAMPAMSRIATRCDPQQGARARQDARYAAFLMLQSTARQIRDAMAAVPA is encoded by the coding sequence ATGGACCAGTATCTGATCGGCATCGATGTCGGCACCGGATCGGCTCGTGCCGGGGTCTTTGACCGGGGCGGCAGGCTGCTTGCCACGGCCAAGCGTCCCATCGAGATGCACCGCGAGGGCGGGGTGATCGCCGAGCAGTCCAGTGAGCAGGTCTGGCGCGCCGTCTGCGACTCGGTCCGGGAATGCGTGACTTGTGCAGGGATCGAGCCTTCGCAGGTCACAGGCATCGGTTTTGATGCCACTTGCTCTCTGGTCGTCCGCGGTGCGGGGGACAAGACGCTGCCTGTGGGCGATCCTGCCCATCCCGAACGTGATATCATCGTCTGGATGGACCACCGCGCCGTCGAACAGGCCGAGCGGATCAATGCGCAAGGCCATGACGTGCTGAAATACGTCGGCGGCCGCATCTCGCCCGAGATGGAGACGCCGAAGCTGCTGTGGCTCCGCGAGAACCGGCCCGAGATCTATGCCGCGGCCGAGCATTTCTTCGACCTGACCGATTTCCTGACCTGGAAGGCCACGGGCGCGTCAGAGCGGTCGGCCTGCACGGTGACCTGCAAGTGGACCTATCTGGCGCATGAGGGCCGCTGGGATGCCGGCTATTTCCGTCAGATCGGTTTGGCGGACCTTGCCGATCAGGATTTCGCACGTATCGGCCAGCGCGTCGTCGATCCAGGTACGCGGCTGGGCGCCGGACTGACCGAGGCAGCCGCGCAAGCCATGGGTCTGCGTCCCGGCACCGCCGTTGCGGCCGGGTTGATCGATGCCCATGCCGGCGGCGTCGGCACCGTGGCTGCGGGCGGTGATGCGACGCGCTGTGTCGGCTATGTCTTTGGCACCTCGTCCTGCACCATGACCACGACGCGCGAACCGGCTTTCGTGCCGGGCGTCTGGGGGCCCTACTATTCCGCCATGGTGCCCGGCATGTGGCTGAACGAGGGCGGCCAATCCGCCGCAGGTGCCGCAATCGACCAGTTGGTTCAGCTTCACCCCGCCACCGCCGAGGCGACCGCGCTTGCCAAAGCCGCTGGCAAATCCCTGCCGCAATGGCTGGCCGACCGGGCGCTGGAACTGGCGGGCGGGTCAAGCGAAGCGGTGCGGCTGGCGGATGAGCTGCATGTCGTGCCGGAGTTTCTGGGCAATCGTGCGCCCTTTGCCGACCCCCACGCCCGTGCCGTCATCATGGGGCAGGGGATGGAGACCGGGCCGGATTCGCTGGTCGCCCTATATGTGGCGGGGATTTGCGGCCTGGGTTACGGTCTGCGCCAGATCATCGAGGCGCAGGCGCAAAACGGTGCCCCGGTTGAAACCATCAGCGTCAGCGGTGGCGCAGGTGCGCATCCGCTGACCCGTCAGCTTCTGGCCGATGCCACGGGCCTGCCGGTCGAGATTACCGAATGCCCCGAGCCGGTGCTTTTGGGCTCGGCCATGCTGGGTGCGGTGGCTGCGGGGATGTTCCCCGACCTGCATACGGCGATGCCTGCCATGTCGCGCATCGCTACGCGCTGCGACCCCCAGCAAGGCGCGCGCGCCCGACAGGATGCGCGTTATGCCGCCTTCCTGATGCTGCAATCCACGGCGCGGCAGATCCGCGACGCCATGGCGGCCGTGCCGGCCTGA
- a CDS encoding SDR family oxidoreductase — protein MSESLDGKIAVITGAASGIGLATAERLLKGGATVVMVDRNEAALNELTAKLGPKAVAQVTDLLDTDSCNAMIPEILAKVDHIDILYCNAGTYIGGDLTETTPEAIDRMLNLNINAVMKNVQAVVPHMSARKTGDIVVTCSIAGHFPTYWEPVYSGSKWAITSFVQGMRRQMIPHGVRVMQVSPGPVISALLADWPEENLRKAKESGSLIDADEVADAVEYMLTRKRTVTIRDMLVLPTNFDRV, from the coding sequence ATGTCTGAATCGCTGGACGGAAAGATTGCCGTCATCACCGGCGCGGCCTCGGGGATTGGTCTGGCCACGGCCGAGCGGCTGCTGAAAGGCGGCGCCACCGTGGTCATGGTGGACCGAAACGAGGCGGCGCTGAACGAGCTGACCGCTAAGCTGGGGCCTAAGGCGGTCGCGCAGGTCACCGATCTGCTCGACACCGACAGCTGCAATGCCATGATCCCCGAGATCCTGGCCAAGGTTGATCACATCGACATCCTGTATTGCAACGCCGGCACCTATATCGGCGGCGATCTGACCGAGACGACGCCCGAAGCCATCGACCGGATGCTGAACCTCAACATCAACGCGGTGATGAAGAACGTTCAGGCCGTGGTGCCGCATATGTCCGCGCGCAAGACCGGCGACATCGTCGTCACCTGCTCGATCGCCGGCCATTTCCCGACCTATTGGGAGCCGGTCTATTCCGGCTCGAAATGGGCGATCACCAGCTTTGTGCAAGGCATGCGCCGGCAGATGATCCCGCATGGCGTGCGTGTCATGCAGGTTTCGCCCGGCCCGGTCATCTCGGCGTTGCTGGCCGACTGGCCCGAGGAGAACCTGCGCAAGGCCAAGGAATCCGGCAGCCTGATCGACGCGGACGAGGTCGCCGATGCGGTCGAATACATGCTGACCCGCAAACGCACCGTCACCATCCGCGACATGCTGGTGCTGCCGACCAATTTCGACCGCGTTTGA
- a CDS encoding ABC transporter permease: MSHDTDTGAAGKNGGLNLGRLLHSPLALPLIGLIVVSVLMGLASDNFFSLNNIMNVLRQVSVVGILAVGMTFVILTGGIDLSVGAVMALVGTLSAGMMVNMGLPAPLGLLIGLVVGLGIGLANGALVAWGKMPAIIVTLATMGMARGLGLIYSGGYPISGIPSWISWFGVGRIGVVPVPVIIMVVIYAFAWVLLQRTAFGRHVYAIGGNETAARLSGVKTQRVKLAVYGISGLTSALAAVILTGRLMSGQPNAGQGFELDAIAAVVLGGTAIAGGRGLILGTLIGAVLLGILNNGLNLMGINPYLQDVIKGAIILLAIYIGREWR, translated from the coding sequence ATGTCGCATGACACAGACACCGGCGCAGCCGGGAAAAACGGCGGCCTCAACCTTGGCCGCCTGCTGCATTCGCCGCTGGCGCTGCCGCTGATCGGACTGATCGTGGTGTCGGTGCTGATGGGCTTGGCCAGCGATAACTTCTTCAGCCTGAACAATATCATGAACGTGCTGCGTCAGGTGTCGGTCGTCGGCATTCTTGCAGTCGGCATGACCTTCGTGATCCTGACCGGAGGCATCGACCTTTCGGTCGGCGCAGTCATGGCGCTGGTCGGGACGCTTAGCGCCGGGATGATGGTCAATATGGGCCTGCCGGCGCCGCTGGGGCTGCTGATCGGTCTGGTCGTCGGTCTGGGCATCGGGCTGGCGAACGGCGCGCTGGTCGCATGGGGCAAGATGCCCGCGATCATCGTGACGCTGGCCACCATGGGCATGGCGCGCGGCCTGGGCCTGATCTATTCGGGCGGCTATCCGATCAGCGGCATTCCCAGCTGGATTTCGTGGTTCGGTGTCGGGCGCATTGGCGTCGTGCCGGTCCCGGTCATCATCATGGTGGTGATCTATGCCTTCGCATGGGTCCTGCTGCAGCGCACCGCGTTCGGCCGCCATGTCTATGCCATCGGCGGCAACGAGACCGCCGCCCGGCTGTCAGGCGTCAAGACGCAGCGGGTCAAGCTGGCGGTCTATGGCATATCGGGCCTGACCTCGGCCCTTGCCGCGGTGATCCTGACCGGCCGGCTGATGAGCGGCCAGCCCAACGCCGGACAGGGGTTCGAGCTGGACGCCATCGCTGCCGTGGTTCTGGGCGGCACCGCCATCGCCGGCGGACGGGGGTTGATCCTGGGCACGCTGATCGGCGCGGTGCTGTTGGGCATCCTGAACAACGGCCTGAACCTGATGGGCATCAACCCCTACCTGCAGGACGTCATCAAGGGCGCGATCATCCTGCTGGCCATCTATATCGGGCGCGAGTGGCGCTGA
- a CDS encoding sugar ABC transporter ATP-binding protein — MLELNGIRKSFGKIEVLHGVDLDVRAGEVHALLGENGAGKSTLMKILCGIIQPSAGTIRIEGAERHFADYDQAIAAGIGIVFQEFSLIPYLNAVENMFLAREMRGPLGMLDRKAMRARAAEILRQLAVDVPLDVPIYRLSVAEQQFVEIAKALSLNARILVLDEPTATLTPSEVEHLFNVMRELRKQGVAIIFISHHLEEIFEICDRITVLRDGEFVGSCAVSDVDNDRLVEMMVGRRIENNFPPKPAANPAAPIVVEVEEVQLKKGGPMSHFALRRGEILGFSGLVGSGRTETVLAALGAYPAARCKVKVDGVEKRFRGPDEGLAHGIGLLPESRKEQGLITSFSILQNISLNNYGKYRKNHWFIDLKKELDCTRTAMEQVRVKAQGPLARVDTLSGGNQQKVVIARWLNHDMNVLIFDEPTRGIDVGAKSEIYALMREFTARGGAIIMISSELPEVIGMSDRVCVFRSGGIVATVEGDQINSETIMTHATTGRVEHVA; from the coding sequence ATGCTGGAACTGAACGGAATCCGAAAAAGCTTTGGCAAGATCGAGGTTCTGCACGGCGTCGATCTGGACGTCCGGGCCGGCGAGGTCCATGCCCTTCTGGGTGAGAATGGCGCGGGCAAGTCGACGCTGATGAAAATCCTGTGCGGCATCATCCAGCCCAGTGCCGGCACGATCCGCATCGAGGGCGCCGAACGCCATTTTGCCGATTACGATCAGGCCATCGCCGCCGGTATCGGCATCGTGTTTCAGGAATTCAGCCTGATCCCCTATCTTAACGCCGTCGAGAATATGTTTCTTGCGCGCGAGATGCGTGGGCCGCTGGGCATGCTGGACCGCAAGGCGATGCGCGCCCGCGCCGCCGAAATCCTGCGCCAGCTTGCGGTGGATGTGCCGCTGGACGTGCCGATCTATCGCCTTTCCGTCGCCGAGCAGCAGTTCGTTGAGATCGCCAAGGCGCTGTCGCTGAACGCCCGTATTCTGGTGCTGGACGAACCGACCGCCACACTGACCCCGTCCGAGGTCGAGCATCTGTTCAATGTCATGCGCGAATTGCGCAAGCAGGGCGTGGCGATCATCTTTATCTCGCACCATCTTGAGGAGATATTCGAGATCTGCGACCGCATCACCGTCCTGCGCGACGGCGAATTCGTCGGCTCCTGCGCGGTCTCGGATGTCGATAACGATCGGCTGGTCGAAATGATGGTCGGTCGCCGGATCGAGAATAATTTTCCGCCCAAGCCCGCCGCCAACCCGGCTGCCCCCATCGTGGTCGAGGTTGAAGAGGTGCAGTTGAAAAAGGGCGGCCCCATGTCGCACTTTGCCCTGCGCCGGGGCGAGATCCTGGGCTTTTCCGGGCTTGTCGGTTCGGGTCGCACGGAAACGGTGCTGGCCGCGCTTGGCGCATATCCCGCCGCGCGCTGCAAGGTTAAGGTGGACGGCGTCGAAAAGCGGTTCCGTGGCCCGGACGAGGGGCTTGCGCATGGCATCGGCCTGCTTCCCGAAAGCCGCAAGGAACAGGGGCTGATCACCAGCTTTTCAATCCTGCAGAATATTTCGCTGAACAATTACGGCAAGTATCGCAAGAACCACTGGTTCATCGACCTCAAGAAGGAGCTGGACTGCACCCGCACCGCGATGGAGCAGGTCCGGGTCAAGGCGCAGGGGCCGCTGGCCCGCGTCGATACGCTGTCGGGCGGCAACCAGCAAAAGGTCGTCATCGCCCGTTGGCTGAACCATGATATGAACGTGCTGATCTTTGACGAGCCGACGCGCGGCATCGACGTCGGCGCCAAGTCGGAAATCTATGCGCTGATGCGCGAATTCACTGCGCGAGGCGGCGCGATCATCATGATCTCCTCGGAACTGCCCGAGGTGATCGGCATGTCCGACAGGGTCTGCGTATTCCGCTCGGGTGGGATCGTGGCCACGGTCGAGGGCGACCAGATCAATTCCGAAACCATCATGACCCATGCCACGACCGGGAGAGTTGAACATGTCGCATGA
- a CDS encoding ABC transporter substrate-binding protein, whose product MKSTLLTATAAFALLAAPALAQDKLKIGMTFQELNNPYFVSMQEALKEAADSLGADVVVTDAGHDVAKQISDVEDMLQQNIDILLLNPTDTAGIEAAVHAAKAAGVIVVAVDANANGPVDTFVGSKNRDAGYMSCKYLGDALGGKGEVAILDGIPVVPILQRVEGCKAALEEFPEITLVDTQNGRQDRSVALGVVENMIQSKPNLAGIFSVNDGGAMGALAAIQGSGKDIKLTSVDGAPEAVKAISDGTAFIQTTAQFPRDQVRVGLAMALAHKWGARVVPKEVPIDVMVVDAENAAEFSW is encoded by the coding sequence ATGAAATCGACCCTTCTTACCGCCACGGCGGCTTTTGCACTGCTTGCGGCCCCGGCCCTCGCGCAGGACAAGCTCAAGATCGGCATGACCTTCCAAGAGCTGAACAACCCTTATTTCGTCTCGATGCAAGAGGCGCTGAAAGAGGCCGCCGACAGCCTTGGCGCTGATGTCGTCGTGACCGATGCGGGCCATGACGTCGCCAAGCAGATCTCGGACGTCGAGGACATGCTGCAGCAAAACATCGATATCCTGCTGCTGAACCCGACCGACACGGCCGGGATCGAAGCTGCCGTCCATGCCGCCAAGGCTGCCGGCGTGATCGTGGTTGCGGTCGATGCGAACGCCAACGGCCCGGTCGATACTTTCGTCGGTTCGAAAAACCGCGACGCGGGCTATATGTCGTGCAAATACCTGGGCGATGCGCTTGGCGGCAAAGGCGAGGTCGCGATCCTCGACGGCATCCCGGTCGTGCCGATCCTGCAACGCGTCGAAGGCTGCAAGGCCGCGCTGGAAGAATTCCCCGAGATCACTCTGGTCGATACCCAGAACGGCCGTCAGGACCGCTCGGTCGCCCTGGGCGTGGTCGAGAACATGATCCAGTCCAAGCCGAACCTGGCCGGCATCTTCTCGGTCAACGACGGTGGTGCCATGGGCGCTCTGGCCGCGATCCAGGGTTCGGGCAAGGATATCAAGCTGACCTCGGTCGATGGTGCGCCGGAAGCGGTCAAGGCGATCTCGGATGGCACCGCCTTTATCCAGACGACGGCGCAGTTCCCGCGCGACCAGGTCCGTGTCGGCCTGGCCATGGCGCTGGCACATAAATGGGGCGCCCGCGTGGTGCCGAAAGAGGTGCCGATCGACGTCATGGTTGTTGACGCCGAGAACGCTGCCGAGTTCAGCTGGTAA
- a CDS encoding AraC family transcriptional regulator, translating to MQPDLELVHIRKGESFAAWMHGYPFRTVRWHYHPEYEIHLVVATSGTFYIGDHVGSFQPGQLIMTGPNLPQNWISEIAPGEGVPVRSLVIQFPEAFIEEASAAMSEMEALRPLLERSRRGLLFSNETGARIRPLMERLIEAQGLRRLSLFWEILDILANAPEYEVLASLSFELDLTRIHDGGINRALSYLREHLTEQVEEGELAEMVGQSQSAFSRAFKRHTGTTLVRYRNQLRVDLACQMLLTDPDIKVAEICYEIGFSNLSNFNRHFLKLKGMSPSQFRATFAAQKALVMAD from the coding sequence ATGCAACCCGATCTGGAACTTGTCCACATCCGCAAGGGCGAATCCTTCGCTGCGTGGATGCATGGCTATCCGTTCCGCACGGTGCGCTGGCATTACCACCCGGAATATGAAATCCATCTGGTCGTCGCCACTTCGGGCACCTTCTACATCGGGGATCACGTCGGCAGCTTCCAGCCCGGCCAGTTGATCATGACCGGGCCGAACCTGCCGCAGAACTGGATCAGCGAAATTGCCCCCGGCGAGGGGGTGCCGGTGCGCTCGCTGGTGATCCAGTTCCCCGAAGCCTTCATCGAAGAAGCCAGCGCCGCCATGTCCGAGATGGAGGCGCTGCGCCCGCTGCTGGAACGCAGCCGTCGCGGCCTTTTGTTCAGCAATGAAACCGGCGCCCGCATCCGCCCGCTGATGGAGCGGCTGATCGAGGCGCAGGGTCTTAGACGCCTGTCGTTGTTCTGGGAGATTCTGGATATTCTGGCCAACGCGCCGGAATACGAGGTACTGGCCAGTCTCAGCTTTGAGCTGGACCTGACGCGCATCCACGACGGCGGCATCAACCGCGCGCTCAGCTATCTGCGCGAGCATCTGACCGAGCAGGTCGAAGAGGGCGAATTGGCCGAGATGGTTGGCCAAAGCCAAAGCGCCTTTTCCCGCGCCTTCAAGCGCCATACCGGCACGACGCTGGTGCGCTATCGCAACCAGTTGCGCGTGGATCTGGCCTGCCAGATGCTACTGACCGATCCCGATATCAAGGTGGCCGAGATCTGCTATGAAATCGGCTTTTCGAACCTTTCGAATTTCAACCGGCATTTCCTGAAGCTCAAGGGGATGTCGCCCTCACAGTTCCGCGCGACATTTGCGGCCCAGAAGGCGCTGGTCATGGCGGACTGA